One segment of Nomia melanderi isolate GNS246 chromosome 10, iyNomMela1, whole genome shotgun sequence DNA contains the following:
- the Cdk7 gene encoding cyclin-dependent kinase 7 encodes MTEKLRRYEKIDFLGEGQFATVYKAKDIETSRIVAVKKIKVGSHAEARDGINRTALREIKLLQELKHDNVIGLLDVFGHMSNVSLVFDFMDTDLEVIIKDNNIVLTAANIKSYMIQTLQGLDYLHYNWILHRDLKPNNLLVNGEGVLKIGDFGLAKFFGSPNRINTHQVVTRWYRSPELLYGARLYGTGIDMWAVGCILAELLLRVPFLPGESDLDQLTRIFQTLGTPTEETWPGMTELPDFIQFKPFPGTPLKHIFTAAGDDLLDLIASLLNVNPLERCTCDQALQMPYFSNKPAPTPGPRLPLPTSVKRQPEEKPNLKRKLLESIDGASLAKRLQF; translated from the exons ATGACTGAAAAATTACGAAGATacgagaaaattgattttctaggAGAAGGGCAG TTTGCAACTGTTTATAAAGCCAAAGACATTGAAACTTCAAGAATTGTTGCTGTGAAAAAG ATTAAAGTTGGAAGCCATGCAGAAGCTAGAGATGGAATAAACAGGACAGCTCTAAGAGAAATTAAATTGCTGCAAGAATTGAAACACGATAATGTGATTGGTTTATTAG ATGTTTTCGGTCACATGTCCAATGTATCCTTGGTATTTGATTTTATGGACACAGATTTGgaagtaataataaaagataacaATATTGTATTAACTGCTGcgaatattaaatcatatatGATTCAAACTTTGCAAGGTCTAGACTACTTGCATTACAACTGGATACTGCATAGAGATTTAAAGCCAAATAATTTACTTGTTAACGGAGAAGGTGTGTTAAAGATTGGTGATTTTGGTCTTGCCAAATTTTTTGGTTCTCCAAATAGAATAAACACGCATCAGGTGGTGACAAGATGGTACAGATCACCTGAATTGTTATATGGAGCAAGACTCTATGGAACTGGGATAGATATGTGGGCTGTTGGATGTATATTAGCAGAACTTTTATTACGAGTACCATTTTTACCAGGAGAATCTGATTTAGATCAACTTACTAGAATATTCCAG ACATTAGGTACACCTACAGAAGAAACATGGCCAGGAATGACTGAACTACCAGATTTCATTCAGTTTAAACCATTTCCTGGAACGCCGTTAAAACATATATTTACTGCAGCTGGTGATGATCTCTTAGATTTAATTGCTAGTCTTTTAAATGTGAATCCCTTGGAAAGATGTACATGCGATCAGGCTCTTCAAATGCCATACTTCAGCAACAAACCAGCGCCAACTCCTGGACCTAGATTACCACTTCCTACGTCTGTAAAACGCCAACCAGAGGAGAAGCCTAATCTAAAAAGGAAACTGCTAGAATCAATAGATGGTGCATCGCTTGCGAAACGATTACAGTTTTAA